One Aegilops tauschii subsp. strangulata cultivar AL8/78 chromosome 7, Aet v6.0, whole genome shotgun sequence genomic window carries:
- the LOC120968705 gene encoding uncharacterized protein translates to MAASSSSSSSSSSSSSSSSSPSSSTDPDYKVTNSDLADDAAGVEPPSSDEESLSVLRTQGHVDAVCRKYGIPKDQYTALPAGDLRASSSPPRGAVCVYAHALEAGMRVPLHRFFVDALNHFGLAPTQLAPNGWRIMAGFVVLCRSAGARCMSLLAAGNNAAVYYGLLAKSGLRP, encoded by the coding sequence AtggctgcttcttcttcttcttcctcctcctcctcgtcctcttcctcctcctcgtcctctccgtcctcctccaccgaCCCGGACTACAAGGTCACCAACTCCGACCTCGCGGACGACGCCGCCGGCGTCGAGCCCCCGTCGTCGGACGAGGAATCCCTCTCCGTCTTGCGCACGCAGGGCCACGTCGACGCGGTGTGCAGGAAATACGGCATCCCCAAGGACCAGTACACCGCCCTCCCCGCCGGCGACCTGCGCGCGAGCTCGTCCCCGCCGCGTGGCGCCGTCTGCGTGTACGCGCACGCGCTGGAGGCCGGGATGCGCGTCCCTCTGCACCGGTTCTTCGTCGACGCGCTCAACCACTTCGGACTCGCGCCCACGCAGCTCGCGCCCAACGGGTGGCGCATCATGGCGGGATTCGTTGTCCTCTGCCGCTCCGCTGGCGCGCGCTGCATGTCTTTGTTGGCTGCGGG